In the Corynebacterium gerontici genome, one interval contains:
- a CDS encoding methylenetetrahydrofolate reductase, whose amino-acid sequence MPTPAPARFQRPITDVIADTPPGIVPFSVEFMPPRDDAAEARLWNAAVDFHDLGAAFVSVTYGAGGSSRERTLRVAKKLAQHPLTTLVHLTLVNHTTEELEQILQDYADAGLSNLLALRGDPPGADPLGPWEATEGGLEYASDLIELSKRFSASEHFQVGIASFPEGHFRCENLEQDTEMTLKKLRAGADFSITQMFFDVDYFLRLRDRLVEADPEHGAKPVIPGVMPITSIRSVKRQIELSGATLPEGLRRRLLRAEQLAAESGQDEVRKVGIEITTEMVERLIAEGVPDLHFMTMNFARATQEVLHNLGMAPAWGTELGHDALR is encoded by the coding sequence ATGCCCACTCCCGCGCCAGCGCGTTTTCAGCGCCCAATCACCGACGTTATCGCAGATACTCCACCCGGAATTGTGCCTTTTTCCGTGGAGTTCATGCCTCCGAGGGACGACGCTGCAGAGGCAAGGTTGTGGAATGCTGCTGTTGATTTTCATGACCTTGGCGCGGCCTTCGTCTCCGTCACCTACGGCGCGGGTGGGTCGAGCCGCGAGCGAACGCTGCGAGTAGCAAAGAAGCTGGCTCAGCATCCACTCACCACACTGGTGCATCTCACGTTGGTGAATCACACCACTGAGGAACTCGAGCAGATTTTGCAGGACTATGCAGATGCTGGCTTGTCCAATCTGCTGGCATTGCGGGGAGATCCGCCCGGCGCCGATCCTCTGGGGCCGTGGGAGGCGACCGAGGGGGGATTGGAATACGCCAGTGACCTCATTGAGCTGAGTAAACGATTCAGTGCGAGCGAACACTTTCAGGTTGGTATCGCCAGTTTCCCTGAAGGGCATTTCCGTTGCGAAAACCTTGAACAGGACACCGAAATGACGTTGAAGAAACTGCGCGCTGGAGCTGATTTCTCTATCACGCAGATGTTCTTTGATGTGGACTATTTCTTGCGGCTCCGCGATCGTCTGGTAGAGGCCGACCCGGAACACGGCGCTAAGCCGGTTATTCCAGGGGTGATGCCTATTACGAGTATCCGTTCGGTGAAACGCCAAATCGAACTTTCCGGTGCCACTCTTCCAGAGGGCCTCCGCCGAAGATTACTGCGGGCTGAGCAGTTGGCTGCTGAAAGCGGCCAGGATGAAGTGCGCAAGGTTGGCATTGAGATCACCACTGAAATGGTGGAGCGTCTGATCGCAGAGGGCGTGCCTGATCTGCATTTCATGACCATGAATTTTGCTCGGGCGACGCAAGAAGTGCTTCACAATCTTGGCATGGCGCCAGCGTGGGGCACGGAGTTGGGGCACGACGCACTGCGCTAG
- a CDS encoding polyprenyl synthetase family protein, which translates to MAEANPSAEALNLSRLVEDVEQTLRQYFELRQPELERIGPPAVQAVDFLRSLVFGGGKRIRPAYTVAGFLAAGGTTNADAELGYDALLQVASAFELIQACALAHDDVIDASDTRRGQATIHRAAEAHHRENGWHGESAHFGESVAILAGDLALAWADDMFSTADVSPQRLVDALQAWRCMRTEVIGGQLLDIFLESEGSESLELANNVNRFKSAAYTIERPLHVGACLAGGSPEIIRVLRQYGRDIGIAFQLRDDLLGVFGDPAKTGKPAGDDLREGKRTVLVTRAIQLSTEAGDAACAAMIREQVGNVNDPEQIQALAQHIKETGAVEEVEQHIDELTDRGIASLDAARQLGAPAEAMALLEVLTELATARKF; encoded by the coding sequence ATGGCCGAAGCAAATCCGAGTGCAGAAGCGCTCAATTTGAGCCGACTGGTCGAAGACGTCGAACAAACTCTCCGGCAATACTTTGAACTGCGCCAACCCGAACTGGAACGCATCGGCCCACCCGCAGTGCAAGCTGTCGATTTCCTGCGCAGCCTCGTCTTCGGCGGAGGAAAACGCATTCGCCCCGCTTACACCGTCGCCGGCTTCCTCGCCGCGGGTGGCACCACCAACGCCGACGCTGAGCTCGGCTACGACGCCCTGCTGCAAGTAGCCAGCGCATTCGAGCTGATCCAGGCCTGCGCCCTCGCACACGACGACGTCATCGACGCGTCCGACACCCGCCGAGGCCAAGCAACCATTCACCGTGCCGCAGAAGCCCATCACAGGGAAAATGGATGGCACGGCGAATCCGCGCACTTCGGCGAGTCAGTAGCTATTCTGGCCGGAGACCTAGCGCTGGCATGGGCCGATGACATGTTCAGCACAGCCGATGTTTCACCGCAGCGTCTCGTGGATGCCCTGCAAGCATGGCGTTGCATGCGCACCGAAGTGATCGGTGGCCAACTCCTGGACATTTTCCTTGAATCTGAGGGCAGCGAAAGCCTCGAACTCGCCAACAACGTCAATCGCTTCAAATCCGCTGCGTACACCATCGAACGCCCTCTCCATGTCGGGGCGTGCCTGGCAGGCGGCAGCCCCGAAATCATTCGAGTGTTACGGCAATACGGCCGCGACATTGGCATCGCATTTCAGCTTCGCGACGATCTCCTCGGCGTGTTCGGCGACCCAGCAAAAACCGGAAAACCTGCCGGGGATGATTTGCGCGAAGGCAAGAGGACCGTGCTGGTCACCCGCGCTATCCAATTGTCGACTGAGGCCGGAGATGCGGCCTGCGCAGCGATGATTCGCGAGCAGGTGGGCAACGTAAACGACCCTGAGCAGATTCAGGCCCTGGCTCAGCACATTAAGGAAACCGGCGCCGTTGAGGAAGTGGAGCAGCACATCGACGAGCTCACCGATCGCGGCATCGCCAGCCTCGATGCTGCTCGCCAACTCGGTGCGCCGGCAGAGGCGATGGCTCTGCTGGAAGTGCTCACCGAACTCGCTACAGCCAGAAAGTTCTAG
- a CDS encoding alpha-(1->6)-mannopyranosyltransferase A translates to MLMFVGSFGGGAIRHRGGLLEALHWEFLAYGHGAGFSNITFWVGTALFVGAWFLLGRRVVAGQTNAAELTRTLCWWVLPLVFAAPMMSRDIYSYLMQGALLRDGFDPYTQGASANPGDLLFEVSHDWRNTTTPYGPLHLWIGKIITTIFPGSIAAQIAVFKILSVLGFATIAWSVPRIATMIGGDPAFALWLGVLNPVMVFHLIGGMHNEAIMVGLVSVGLVAALRGRFFLGVLLIAIGMSLKATAAIALPFVVWIVVARATGRAQKLKTFCFYAIAGAIETIAVLAVVTWLSGASWGWIEALTGNSKVINPLALPSLIAGIAASVGGLFIEPFPYNAVLAVVRAICMIAMVIGLVVCWWIFRKTQRDAIKGTTAAYTVAFIFNAVTLPWYYASVLSILGTFKMQRPLRSFVIGASFVVAMAFTGSGNHQLYNPVWMTILVLIAWYMTREIHRCARPKDQGQAQES, encoded by the coding sequence ATGCTCATGTTCGTGGGGTCCTTTGGTGGCGGCGCGATTCGCCATCGAGGCGGTCTGCTGGAGGCGCTGCACTGGGAATTCCTTGCTTATGGCCACGGGGCCGGTTTTTCCAACATCACCTTCTGGGTGGGAACCGCACTGTTTGTTGGGGCTTGGTTCTTGCTTGGCCGTCGCGTTGTCGCTGGCCAAACCAATGCCGCTGAGCTGACCCGAACGCTGTGTTGGTGGGTTTTGCCGCTGGTGTTCGCAGCACCCATGATGTCCCGCGACATTTATTCCTATCTCATGCAGGGAGCCCTGCTCCGCGATGGTTTTGACCCCTACACTCAGGGCGCATCAGCCAATCCTGGAGACCTGCTCTTTGAGGTGTCACACGATTGGCGCAACACCACCACCCCCTATGGCCCGCTTCACCTGTGGATCGGCAAAATCATCACCACCATATTCCCCGGCAGTATCGCGGCGCAGATTGCCGTTTTTAAAATCCTTTCGGTCCTCGGCTTTGCGACGATCGCGTGGTCCGTTCCCCGCATCGCCACCATGATTGGGGGCGATCCCGCCTTCGCGCTCTGGCTGGGTGTCCTCAACCCCGTCATGGTGTTTCATCTGATTGGCGGGATGCACAACGAGGCAATCATGGTTGGCTTGGTCAGCGTTGGGCTCGTGGCCGCTTTGCGTGGGCGCTTCTTCCTCGGCGTCTTGCTAATAGCCATCGGTATGTCGCTGAAGGCCACAGCGGCCATCGCCTTGCCCTTCGTGGTGTGGATCGTGGTGGCTCGGGCTACGGGTCGAGCACAGAAACTCAAGACCTTCTGCTTTTATGCCATCGCCGGGGCGATTGAAACAATCGCAGTGCTCGCTGTGGTGACGTGGCTCTCCGGGGCCTCCTGGGGATGGATCGAGGCGCTCACCGGCAACTCAAAGGTGATTAATCCCCTAGCACTACCTTCACTGATCGCGGGAATCGCGGCGAGCGTCGGTGGCCTCTTCATCGAGCCCTTCCCCTACAACGCAGTGCTGGCCGTGGTGCGAGCCATCTGCATGATCGCAATGGTGATTGGGTTGGTGGTTTGTTGGTGGATCTTCCGCAAGACACAACGCGACGCCATCAAAGGCACCACGGCTGCCTACACCGTGGCGTTCATCTTCAACGCCGTCACCCTCCCGTGGTACTACGCTAGCGTGCTGTCCATCTTGGGCACATTCAAGATGCAACGACCTTTACGCTCTTTTGTCATCGGCGCATCCTTTGTCGTGGCGATGGCGTTTACGGGCAGTGGAAACCACCAGCTTTACAACCCTGTATGGATGACGATCCTAGTGCTCATCGCTTGGTACATGACCCGCGAAATCCACCGCTGTGCCCGGCCGAAAGATCAAGGCCAGGCCCAAGAGAGCTAG
- a CDS encoding Rv2175c family DNA-binding protein, whose protein sequence is MSSEKVSWKVLDEDEPLLTVPDYAERLNLPVTRVYDLIGEHKLIVVVKDGVKMIPEAFLSAKGTTNKFVPGCIALLSDGGYSDEEIFQYLFTEDSSLPGRPIDALHGHLAREVMRRAQAAAL, encoded by the coding sequence GTGAGTTCAGAAAAAGTTTCCTGGAAGGTGTTGGACGAAGATGAGCCTTTGCTCACCGTCCCCGACTACGCAGAGCGCCTTAATCTGCCCGTCACCCGCGTATATGACCTCATTGGCGAGCACAAACTCATCGTGGTGGTCAAAGATGGCGTGAAGATGATCCCTGAGGCATTTCTTTCCGCCAAGGGCACAACCAACAAGTTCGTCCCCGGTTGCATTGCATTGCTATCCGACGGCGGGTATTCCGATGAGGAAATCTTCCAGTATCTGTTCACTGAAGATTCCTCCCTGCCGGGCCGCCCGATCGATGCGCTGCACGGCCATCTGGCTCGGGAAGTGATGCGCCGCGCCCAGGCGGCAGCGCTCTAG
- the pknB gene encoding Stk1 family PASTA domain-containing Ser/Thr kinase: MAELNTGDLLDARYRIEAPIARGGMSTVYRCLDIRLGRLVAAKVMHQHFVDDPVFRQRFQREARSMAQLSHPCLVGVYDFSADHDEVFLIMELITGGTLRELLAERGPMPPHAATAVMRPVLTGLSVAHSAGMIHRDLKPDNVLINADHRVKLADFGLVRAASKAQATSNQIVGTVSYLSPEQVTGEELTPASDVYSAGIMLFELLTGTTPFGGDTQLAHAYARLDHDVPAPSSRIAGVPSLVDHLVATATARNPEDRFSDAEEFLQALEDVAAELALPAFKVPVPQDAAAHRASASMSAPIGPTDLLTTDLPREEDPTTIVNEPFHNYDATPQSDETSILPGGSVEEDLHTRQFEPVQPETAALDPQPPIAPLPAPVQQASPAYPQRPQEPAIRQPASSPPVTNRSPWKFAVWAILVLFITAGIAIGAWWFGSGRYGEIPQVLGMDQVNAAAVTQDAGFPSVVEQQYSNEPENAVIQTMPEVGSRAVKGDTITLVVSKGQPEVPAVPPSRTIADTTNVLRGVTLSVSGQEQEFHSSIPAGQVISTDPKAGTTVPANSQVRLKISKGPAPIKIPSVRGDSASDARTRLERAGLKVTEIEQFDAEVEGGDAIETDPPSGTAVPKDSTVTLKVSTAVEVPNVVGKSQQEAQRELAEAGVRIGRILTSTTLSGDRPDEVVAMSPSAGTLLDPATAEVDLELPGEVKVPSVLNKKLGDAIRILENAGFVVDVDSTNNAARVYSQSPRGGSAAPGSTIKLKVIGT, translated from the coding sequence ATGGCAGAGCTGAACACTGGCGATCTCCTCGATGCGCGTTACCGAATTGAAGCCCCCATTGCCCGGGGAGGCATGTCCACGGTGTACCGCTGCCTCGATATCCGCCTTGGGCGGCTGGTTGCAGCGAAAGTGATGCACCAGCATTTTGTCGACGACCCGGTGTTCCGCCAACGATTCCAACGCGAAGCTCGGTCCATGGCTCAGCTTTCGCATCCCTGCCTGGTGGGCGTGTACGACTTCTCCGCAGATCACGACGAAGTCTTCCTCATCATGGAGCTGATCACCGGAGGCACCCTGCGAGAGCTGCTAGCAGAGCGCGGACCTATGCCTCCCCACGCAGCTACTGCTGTCATGCGCCCAGTGCTGACCGGCCTCTCGGTGGCGCACAGCGCTGGAATGATTCACCGCGATCTCAAACCAGACAATGTGCTCATCAACGCCGATCATCGGGTGAAGCTCGCTGATTTTGGCCTTGTGCGCGCAGCCTCGAAGGCTCAAGCCACGAGCAACCAAATCGTTGGCACTGTCAGCTATCTTTCACCAGAGCAGGTCACGGGCGAGGAACTTACTCCCGCAAGTGACGTATATTCCGCTGGCATCATGCTCTTTGAGCTGCTCACCGGCACCACCCCCTTCGGTGGCGACACGCAACTTGCCCACGCATATGCGCGCCTCGATCACGACGTTCCCGCACCGAGTTCGCGCATCGCAGGAGTTCCCTCCCTGGTGGATCATCTGGTGGCAACGGCCACTGCACGAAATCCAGAAGATCGCTTCAGCGATGCCGAGGAATTTCTTCAAGCTCTAGAAGATGTAGCCGCTGAGCTCGCACTTCCAGCATTTAAGGTGCCCGTGCCCCAGGACGCGGCCGCGCACCGCGCATCAGCTTCGATGTCGGCGCCGATAGGCCCCACCGATTTGCTCACCACCGACCTTCCGCGGGAAGAAGATCCGACGACCATCGTCAATGAGCCTTTCCACAACTACGACGCTACCCCGCAGTCGGATGAGACTTCGATTCTTCCCGGCGGATCAGTTGAGGAGGATCTGCATACCCGCCAGTTCGAACCGGTTCAGCCCGAGACTGCGGCGCTTGACCCGCAACCGCCCATCGCGCCGCTTCCGGCTCCGGTACAGCAGGCATCGCCGGCCTATCCGCAGCGCCCGCAAGAGCCAGCTATACGCCAGCCTGCGTCCTCGCCTCCCGTCACAAACCGTTCGCCGTGGAAATTCGCTGTCTGGGCAATCCTGGTGCTTTTCATCACCGCAGGCATCGCCATTGGCGCTTGGTGGTTTGGATCCGGTAGGTATGGGGAAATCCCGCAAGTACTAGGGATGGATCAAGTAAACGCCGCGGCTGTCACACAAGATGCTGGGTTTCCCAGCGTCGTGGAACAGCAGTACTCAAATGAACCCGAAAACGCGGTGATCCAAACCATGCCGGAAGTAGGATCCAGGGCTGTGAAAGGCGACACCATCACCTTGGTGGTTTCGAAGGGACAACCGGAAGTGCCAGCCGTTCCGCCGAGCCGAACTATCGCGGACACCACCAACGTCTTGCGGGGAGTCACCCTCAGCGTCTCGGGGCAGGAACAGGAATTTCACAGCTCCATCCCCGCGGGCCAGGTGATCAGCACCGACCCAAAAGCCGGAACCACCGTACCTGCTAATAGTCAGGTACGTTTGAAAATTTCAAAAGGCCCCGCACCAATCAAAATCCCAAGCGTCCGGGGCGATAGCGCTAGTGATGCACGCACGCGGTTGGAACGCGCCGGATTGAAGGTGACGGAAATCGAGCAGTTCGACGCCGAAGTTGAAGGTGGCGACGCCATCGAAACCGATCCACCCTCGGGCACGGCGGTACCGAAGGATTCAACGGTGACGCTAAAAGTTTCCACGGCTGTAGAAGTTCCCAATGTAGTTGGGAAATCGCAGCAGGAAGCTCAGCGTGAGCTGGCTGAAGCAGGCGTGCGGATAGGACGCATACTCACCTCCACTACGTTGAGCGGGGATCGCCCCGATGAGGTGGTGGCCATGAGCCCATCGGCCGGCACCCTGCTGGACCCAGCAACCGCAGAAGTGGATCTGGAGCTGCCCGGGGAGGTCAAAGTGCCAAGCGTGTTAAACAAGAAGCTTGGAGATGCCATCAGAATTCTTGAAAATGCCGGATTCGTGGTCGATGTAGATTCCACGAACAACGCGGCCCGCGTTTATTCCCAGAGCCCCCGTGGCGGTAGCGCAGCGCCCGGAAGCACAATCAAGCTCAAGGTGATTGGAACTTAA